The Paenibacillus dendritiformis region TTCGCTTGATGTTCGCGGCTCCAGGTTGAGCCGGCTTATCATGCAGGCAGACGGGCTGGAGGCGCTCTTCCTGAATGAAGGCTTGCGCCACCTCTCGCTAGGGGGCGTACCGTCACCCAACCTGACCATCCATGCGGAGGACGGGGGGCAATGGCTAACGGCTGCTTTTACGGAAACTGCTCCACTCGGTTGCGGTCTGGATCATCTGGGTGCGCTCTACTTGAACGGCATCCGGGACCTGGATCTGGAGCCGATTGTTCGAAGCTATCCGTTCCTCCGGGACTTGCGCCTGTGGGGCAAGCCTGGACATATCCGCAACCTGGGCAGCATCGCGCAATTGTCCCAGCTCCGTATGTTCAGCACCAATGAGGTGTTCGGGTTCACGGGCGAGGAGTTCCCCGATCCGGATCGGATGCCGGCGCTCTCCTCACTATGGATGGCCAGCCTGCCGGCCGATGCGGCCGCTTCCATCAAGAAAAGATACAAAAAGGAAACCGCCAGCGGGCTTAACCTCTCTATCACCAAGCCGCGCAAACCGGAATGGCTCGCGGAAAACGTCGACAACCCGTTCCGCGATTGGGACGGCCGGGATCGTATCGCGCCTGCCCATGCCAAGAAGGCCATGAATCAGTACAAGAAGACATTGGCTGCTATCGCGGCCGCCGAAGCCCGGCTCGGCAATGGCCTAACAGCGGCAGAGGCGGAAGTAGAACTGGAAGCCGCCGTCGCCAAGTACACCGCTGCGTTCAATGCGATGGACAAGCACACCGGCTTCATCGAGACGGTCGAGCGGGAAGAAATCTTTGCCGTGCTGGACGAGCTGCTTCAAGGCGCCCAGTCCAGACTAAGCGCCGCCGGGGTTGAAATGGATACCGCCAAGCTGTTCAGCGTGTTCGACCAAATACGAGACTTTTAATCAGAAAATAGGATCGGCCTCAAGCGGGCCACTGCCATCTCCATCCTCGTCCCCTACGGGGGCGGAGGATGGGGATATTTTCATGTCCGAGCGGGTTATTTCGATATATCGACGAACCCTTCGCCGAACACGTCCCGCACATCATGAATCGTAATGAAGGCATCTTTATCAATCGCTTTTACGATCTTTTTGAGCGTGCTCACTTCCTGCTTGCTGATGACAATATACAGAATCTCCTTCGGCATTTTCGTATAATGCCCATGCCCGTATAAGACGGTAACCCCCCGATCCATGACAACATTGACTTGCTCGGCGATCTTGTCATGTTCCTTGGACACGATCGTAACGGCCTTCTTCGGATTGACGCCTTCTATGATGAAGTCCATCACCTTCGTCCCGATATAGAGCATCACAATCGTGAACATGAGACTCTCCGCGCCAATAATGAAGTAGGAGGAAAAGGCGACGATCAGATCGAAGAACAACAGCGCATAGCTCACGTTCCAGTCCAGATACTTATTCATGATGCGGGCTAAAATGGTCGTTCCCGCGGTCGTTCCGCCTACCCGGATAATCAATCCGATCCCTACGCCCGTAAAGATTCCCCCGAATATCGTGTTAATGATCAGCTCATTGGATTCAATGCGCCAATCCTGGGTCAGATGCAGGAACAGCGAGTTGAAGATGACGGCGATGATCGTGTAGACGGTCGTATTTTTGTCGAGAAATTTGTACCCGACGAGTAACAGAATGGCGTTCAGAATGAAGCTGACGAGCCCCGGAGACCATTGGAACAGATAATACAGAATGATGGTGACCCCCGTCACCCCGCCTTCGCCAAGCTCGTTCGGAATGACGAACAAATTGATGGCCAGAGCAAAAATCAATGCCCCTACCATAATGACAAAAATGTCGATGCAACGTTTTTTCATAATATAATCCTTTCCCGTAACGCATGTAGTGATCGTGGCAGCTAAACCGATATACGCGCGCAAGCCCGTATCCCCGTATATTTTATCAAAAAAAGGGAGTCTGGTATGCGATCGGCAGCAAAAAAGCACCTGACTTAAGCGCCGGTGCCTCTTGCTGTATCTCTATGCGGTAGATCCATTCATCATGATATGATTCCACGGTCTATGTATCCATCGGGATATGATCCCAATCTTCCTCGTCGCAGCCGACCATCCAGAACAATCCTCTGCGTCTCTCCATGACAATGCTTTCGTTCATGCCAGCCGGGGCTTCCTTCCCGTGGATCCGGCTATCGACGCATGCCCAATGCAGCCGGTAGATTTTGTCGGCTTCATCCATGATTTCCTCCTGGCTGCGCAGGACGGTCTTCCCGTAGAATTCCTCGAACGATTCGCATCTGGACACCACCTCAATCGCATACTCGCAGTCGCAAATATGATCGGGGAAGTCGAGCGATTCCACCAGACCGAGCGCCCAGATAAGCGTCCAGTACGCTTCATACTGCCACACAATATTAACCGCCTCTTGCTCTACCGGTTCGGCATCCTGCAGCAGCTTGCGCTCCTTCTCCGTCAGTTGGTCCTCCACCTCGAATTTACGCAGCATGCGCATCACGAAGTCCTTCGATTCTTCCAGATCTCCGCCTTGAGCGACGTCGCAAGCATACTGGATCACGATTAATAGAGCGACCGCTCTTCTCGCGACGTCTTCTTGCGGCTTCCACATACACGCCGCCGCGGGCGGGAGCAGGGGCAAGGTCTCCAGATGCGGAATCCCGCGCTCCTGGATATAGGCGATGGATGCGCGCTTCCTTCGCTCGCCTTCCTCGGAAGTCATCTCCGGCCCCATCACTTTATTGGTGCAGGCCCGGGGGGTGAAGTCGGCCGGTCCCGACGTTCCGTCGGGGTAGACAATCACCTGCCCGTCGCTATCGAGCAGCGTCCCGTCCTGCAGGAATCCGATGCCTTCAACCGCGGACATCAGCGCCGTGCATAATTGCAGTTGGCCTTCGTTCAGCTCCTTCTCCGCTTCGATCGCCAGCAGCGTATTGAAGACGGAGATTTGCGTCAGGACCAGTTGCTTCCGGTTCTCGTCGGCAAAAGGAATCCGATCATAAAACCCCATCATCCCGGGTATATTGGCTTCGAAATAATCGGGATTCGTATCTTCGGTCGAGACTCGAATCGTCAGCTTGTGCTTTTTGAACAGCGAGTTGGATTGAACGACATAGTCATTGCCTGCTTGTTCGATCTTATAGCCTGTCGCGAACACGGAGGCTATCTTGTCCCCGATATCATCAATATCGTTCTTGGAAGCAAATATGGTCAAATACTTCAAACTCCATGACCTCCCCGGAATGCATATATCGTTAGCCTACTTGACTCCCGAAGCGGCTGTCAAATGCACGAATGCATTTCCCGTCCCTGGCTCTGTCCAGCACGGCGTATACAATTCGCTCGAAGAACCTACCATAGCCTTCCTTCAGGAGCAGCTTCTGCCACCAGCCGGCGACCAGCTCCGGATCATTGCGGAACACCCCGCACCCGTATGCTCCCAGGACAAGATTGCGGTCCCCCCGATCGGCGAAAATGGCCAGCGCCAGACGCATCCGATCTTGCATGACCCGCTGCGCATGTTCCGGGTCCTCCCCCTTCAGCAGCACCTGTCCGTAATTGACTGCCGGAAGCGTCAACACGGAGGCGGTCACCGGCTGCTCCAGCAGCTCAAACCGCTTGTCGCGGAAAAACACCACATCCGGCGAATAGATGGCATGGTCGGTATACATCATCGATTTGCAAGCGCGGTTGGCCCGATAATAGCCCTCATGGCGCAGCTGCGTGGCGTACAGGCCGCTTGATGCGGCGAGGCTCTCCTCCTGTGCCATCGCCCCGTTCAGGAAGCCGCCGCCCGGATTTTTGGCGCTGGCGAAGTTGAGCACCCCGACCCGCTCGGTGCCGGCCCGGGCGAAATCAAGAATCGCCTGTACCGTCGCCTCGTTGGCTACCGTATGCTCCGCCAGCTTCCCTGCGGAAGGCGGTATACAGTTCCGCACCAGCTCGGCCCCCTGTTCCGGCGTAATGAGAACGCTGTTATCCTCCGAATATTGCTGCGCCGCGGCGAAATCGACCCGCCGCCCGTTCATTTCATAATATCCTTGCTGCATATAGCGCAGCGTATCTTGTGCGATTCCCTTTCTTTTCATACTACTCCCCTTCTTGTGCTAAAAGCTGATCGCGGACCTCGGTCAATGCGAAGCCCAGCCAATTGCGGCCCCGCCATTTGATCGGATTCTCCGCGTCCGGATTGGCCTTCCCCATCCCGATGCCCCAGATGCGGTCGCGCGGGCTTGCCTCCACGAGGATCCGGTTTTTCGTCGTTTTGAGGAAATTCCACAGCGCTGGATTTTGCGAAAACTTGGCATGGTTGCCCCGCTTCACGATCTCATAGCAGCTGCTCTCCCATATGTCCTTGTCGAAGTTCTTCACGGCGCGGCCATAAGCTTTCATCTCTTTCGGATGCTTCGCGTTCATAATCGCCGCCTTCATCTCATCGTCCCCGAACAGGCGCGCCTTCTCCGCCATCATATACTGTTCCGCGCAGGAATAGCGCTCGCCGTCGACGGTGAATTCGCACATCCACCATTGGCTGAAGCAGCTCTGATTGATGCTGCCGTCTGCCGGCGGCGTATGTCCCCAGAAGAACACATATTTGAATTTCTGACCCGCGTTATAAGCCTTCCGCAGCTCTTCTATGTTGTACATCATCATATCCTCTCCCAGCTTCTCCGGTACAGCCTTGATGGGCGGTGACCGGCGTTCTCCGTATAATGGTCCGTCTCCTCGACGAGATGGGCCACCTTCCGCCGGAATGCGGCCTTCAGCAGCTCACGGTCGAGAATGACCTCGTATACTTGCTGCAATTCCGTCAAGGTGAACAGCTTCGGCATCAGATGCAGTGCAATGTCCGTATATTCGACCTTGCCCCGCAGCCGCTCGATGGCGCAGGCGATGATCTTCGCGTGATCGAAGGCCAGCCCTTCGTTGGAGACGATGGCATATTCGGTCGCATAGGCCGTATCCGTCGACGTGATCTTCCGTTCCACCACGGCGGTCAACATGTCGTCTCCGTT contains the following coding sequences:
- a CDS encoding YitT family protein is translated as MKKRCIDIFVIMVGALIFALAINLFVIPNELGEGGVTGVTIILYYLFQWSPGLVSFILNAILLLVGYKFLDKNTTVYTIIAVIFNSLFLHLTQDWRIESNELIINTIFGGIFTGVGIGLIIRVGGTTAGTTILARIMNKYLDWNVSYALLFFDLIVAFSSYFIIGAESLMFTIVMLYIGTKVMDFIIEGVNPKKAVTIVSKEHDKIAEQVNVVMDRGVTVLYGHGHYTKMPKEILYIVISKQEVSTLKKIVKAIDKDAFITIHDVRDVFGEGFVDISK
- a CDS encoding TIGR02452 family protein, coding for MKRKGIAQDTLRYMQQGYYEMNGRRVDFAAAQQYSEDNSVLITPEQGAELVRNCIPPSAGKLAEHTVANEATVQAILDFARAGTERVGVLNFASAKNPGGGFLNGAMAQEESLAASSGLYATQLRHEGYYRANRACKSMMYTDHAIYSPDVVFFRDKRFELLEQPVTASVLTLPAVNYGQVLLKGEDPEHAQRVMQDRMRLALAIFADRGDRNLVLGAYGCGVFRNDPELVAGWWQKLLLKEGYGRFFERIVYAVLDRARDGKCIRAFDSRFGSQVG
- a CDS encoding NADAR family protein encodes the protein MMYNIEELRKAYNAGQKFKYVFFWGHTPPADGSINQSCFSQWWMCEFTVDGERYSCAEQYMMAEKARLFGDDEMKAAIMNAKHPKEMKAYGRAVKNFDKDIWESSCYEIVKRGNHAKFSQNPALWNFLKTTKNRILVEASPRDRIWGIGMGKANPDAENPIKWRGRNWLGFALTEVRDQLLAQEGE
- a CDS encoding DUF4272 domain-containing protein produces the protein MKYLTIFASKNDIDDIGDKIASVFATGYKIEQAGNDYVVQSNSLFKKHKLTIRVSTEDTNPDYFEANIPGMMGFYDRIPFADENRKQLVLTQISVFNTLLAIEAEKELNEGQLQLCTALMSAVEGIGFLQDGTLLDSDGQVIVYPDGTSGPADFTPRACTNKVMGPEMTSEEGERRKRASIAYIQERGIPHLETLPLLPPAAACMWKPQEDVARRAVALLIVIQYACDVAQGGDLEESKDFVMRMLRKFEVEDQLTEKERKLLQDAEPVEQEAVNIVWQYEAYWTLIWALGLVESLDFPDHICDCEYAIEVVSRCESFEEFYGKTVLRSQEEIMDEADKIYRLHWACVDSRIHGKEAPAGMNESIVMERRRGLFWMVGCDEEDWDHIPMDT